In Thiospirochaeta perfilievii, a single window of DNA contains:
- the tpiA gene encoding triose-phosphate isomerase: MRKTFIAGNWKMNKTPSEAVAFAKELVVSLKDSDTKLMIAPSMTAISQVADVIKGSNIILGAQNMASVESGARTGETSVLMLKDLGVEAVILGHSERRSIYGESDVLINEKIKLALSHNLEVLFCIGETLEEREAGKAEEVCFSQTELGLKGISAEEMKNIVIAYEPVWAIGTGKTASPEDAQAIHKAIRGKIEELYSKEVAEKVIIQYGGSVKPGNVKELMAQPDIDGGLIGGAALDTDSFTALANYNK, from the coding sequence ATGAGAAAAACATTTATTGCAGGAAACTGGAAAATGAATAAGACTCCTTCAGAAGCTGTAGCTTTTGCAAAGGAACTAGTAGTATCTTTAAAGGATTCAGATACAAAATTAATGATTGCTCCATCTATGACAGCAATCTCACAGGTTGCTGATGTAATTAAAGGATCTAATATTATATTAGGTGCTCAAAACATGGCATCTGTAGAATCAGGAGCTAGAACAGGTGAAACTTCTGTATTAATGTTAAAAGATTTAGGTGTTGAAGCTGTTATTTTAGGTCACTCAGAGAGAAGATCTATTTACGGTGAGTCAGATGTTTTAATCAATGAAAAAATTAAGTTAGCACTTTCCCACAACTTAGAAGTACTATTTTGTATTGGTGAGACTTTAGAAGAGAGAGAGGCTGGTAAAGCTGAAGAAGTTTGTTTTTCTCAAACTGAATTAGGACTTAAAGGTATCTCTGCAGAGGAAATGAAAAATATTGTAATTGCTTACGAACCTGTATGGGCAATTGGAACTGGTAAAACAGCTTCACCTGAGGATGCCCAGGCTATTCATAAGGCTATTAGAGGCAAAATTGAAGAACTTTATTCAAAAGAAGTTGCAGAAAAGGTAATTATCCAGTATGGTGGATCTGTTAAGCCTGGAAATGTTAAAGAATTAATGGCTCAGCCAGATATAGACGGTGGTCTTATTGGCGGTGCAGCTTTAGACACTGATTCATTCACAGCTTTAGCAAATTACAATAAATAA
- the secG gene encoding preprotein translocase subunit SecG, with amino-acid sequence MEFVSTLLLVLFIIVAVLLVALVLLQDDQGEGLGSMFGGNSSSPFGAKSGNVLVKTTTVLGILFFVSSLGLAWVSRTQSDDDILKAAVKAEIESVEGSDWWEEPATETETDTVTDTVNE; translated from the coding sequence ATGGAATTTGTTTCAACTCTGCTATTAGTACTGTTTATAATTGTAGCAGTTTTATTAGTGGCATTAGTATTATTACAGGATGATCAAGGTGAAGGCCTTGGTAGTATGTTTGGTGGAAATAGTTCATCACCTTTTGGTGCAAAATCTGGAAATGTTTTAGTAAAAACTACAACTGTTCTAGGTATACTATTCTTTGTTTCTTCCCTTGGTTTAGCATGGGTTTCAAGAACACAAAGTGATGATGACATTCTTAAAGCAGCTGTTAAAGCAGAAATAGAGAGTGTTGAAGGTAGCGATTGGTGGGAAGAACCAGCTACTGAGACAGAAACGGACACTGTAACTGATACTGTAAATGAATAA
- a CDS encoding peptidylprolyl isomerase, whose translation MKKIFLIVLSVLSLTIASGQSVFDTVVAQVKLTKTELIKLSYVEEKLDAAEKQVGRPFTVEEKDFILDSIINNEIIKQAAARDGINVTEDMILNMLRQQAGGNASDQQIKDAVVAQYKSSWEDVSKALIEQLSLQEYIKIAGAEELKKYAVPPTQEEIVEFYNNNKTKFVNPDMVRVNHIFFSTQGKDDKGVQEAKKKADDALLLIKKGSKTFDELVQEVSEDRNSALNGGELGFIARDDANTVQLLGTEFINTVFNLPMDKIHGVYKSNSGYHIVEITEKRSARLLKLTDPINPSTPATVAQYIQQSLGQQKSTQAFAQVTEIVIQRLRKEAVIKVMDKSIPWK comes from the coding sequence ATGAAAAAAATATTTTTAATAGTTTTAAGTGTATTATCACTTACCATAGCATCAGGGCAGAGTGTTTTTGATACAGTTGTTGCTCAGGTTAAATTAACCAAAACAGAACTAATTAAGTTAAGTTATGTTGAAGAAAAATTAGATGCGGCTGAGAAACAGGTCGGACGGCCATTTACAGTTGAAGAGAAAGATTTTATTTTAGACTCAATTATAAATAATGAAATTATAAAACAAGCTGCAGCTAGAGATGGAATTAATGTAACTGAAGATATGATTCTAAATATGTTACGTCAACAAGCTGGAGGAAATGCCTCAGACCAGCAGATTAAGGACGCAGTTGTTGCCCAATACAAAAGTTCATGGGAAGATGTTTCAAAAGCTTTAATTGAGCAGTTATCTTTACAAGAGTATATAAAAATAGCTGGAGCTGAAGAGTTAAAGAAGTACGCTGTACCACCAACCCAAGAAGAGATAGTTGAGTTTTATAACAATAATAAAACAAAATTTGTGAATCCTGATATGGTTAGAGTAAATCATATTTTCTTTTCAACCCAGGGTAAGGATGATAAAGGAGTTCAAGAAGCTAAAAAGAAAGCTGATGATGCTTTATTATTAATAAAAAAAGGTTCTAAAACATTTGACGAGTTAGTACAAGAAGTTAGTGAAGATAGAAACTCAGCTTTAAATGGTGGAGAACTAGGTTTTATTGCTAGGGATGATGCAAATACTGTACAGTTATTAGGTACAGAGTTTATTAATACTGTTTTTAACCTTCCTATGGATAAAATACATGGTGTATATAAATCTAATTCTGGTTATCATATTGTTGAAATTACCGAGAAAAGATCAGCTAGATTGTTAAAGCTTACAGATCCAATAAATCCATCTACTCCTGCAACAGTTGCCCAGTATATTCAGCAGAGTCTAGGTCAACAGAAATCAACTCAAGCCTTTGCTCAAGTTACAGAGATCGTTATTCAACGATTAAGAAAAGAAGCTGTAATTAAAGTTATGGATAAAAGTATCCCTTGGAAATAA
- the nusB gene encoding transcription antitermination factor NusB, with product MEPRHKGRELAFKALYSWELNKSTIFADITNIDNESSPFGEDLFTGVIGNIEYIDQILSKNLVNWHINRINKIDLSILRLSIYSLIFLKDIPKVITINEAINISKDYGTDQSYKFVNGILDSINI from the coding sequence GTGGAACCCCGGCATAAGGGCAGAGAGCTTGCCTTTAAAGCACTATATAGTTGGGAATTAAATAAATCCACAATTTTTGCCGATATAACCAATATAGATAATGAATCTTCACCCTTTGGTGAAGATTTGTTTACAGGTGTTATTGGTAATATTGAATATATCGATCAAATATTAAGTAAAAACTTAGTTAATTGGCATATAAATAGAATAAATAAAATAGATTTATCTATTCTAAGACTAAGTATCTACTCTTTAATATTTTTAAAAGATATTCCTAAAGTTATTACTATTAACGAAGCGATAAATATATCAAAGGATTATGGTACAGATCAATCATATAAATTTGTAAACGGTATTTTAGATTCAATAAATATTTAA
- a CDS encoding tetratricopeptide repeat protein, with translation MSLLFLSGYLYLSFKNKNSIESQIIVIDSNIESGKLDKAIKLLSKASKNVPDRYSSYRLLKRSINIAESTSNYKVFLDVAFNIVNTFPGNEDLQAYYVMSLLKVGEYDKAKEVALDQLTSSEFKPLLAQTILFSDNKSQTDKDIIHYMEGRLDPSFFEYLASLLNDTSLYINSALLWAKNGELEKAYSLVSNLNSKNIEELISLLAYDTGRRSEALLRLLELPKSDSIKYTNILLIADLLYLKDNYPRSRFYYEKALELDVIDAKPFINITSIYRKLDDIKQAITFVDRGVSLFNKKIREKISSIDELKESSKSLSDPNEIKLSKTLLLQNQDDLTKLEFEYKKLVLLSYHLYKEVNSTSAIKILEDYRELFPNDVKIQLLYLRENNRTIDPAIYQARLWSLLNSDKNSKEVSEFLVWYYLGINDFDNINLILERSENRYPNQSWTKYYRGILEGLHGNYKEGIKLLSSRDIDVDEWELLFNRGILEMGQKNYSNAMELFNKSIIAINQKAYLKNRDVYLSKIKTKIAIVLITLNEVDEAIRVLNSAIELDPNNYTSDLLKSINIDLKESK, from the coding sequence TTGTCACTACTATTTTTAAGTGGTTATCTCTATCTAAGTTTTAAAAATAAAAACAGTATCGAGTCCCAAATTATAGTTATAGACTCAAATATTGAGAGTGGTAAATTAGATAAGGCAATAAAGTTACTATCTAAAGCTAGTAAAAATGTACCAGATAGATATAGTAGTTATAGACTACTTAAACGTTCAATTAATATTGCTGAATCAACTTCTAACTACAAAGTTTTTTTAGATGTTGCTTTTAACATTGTTAATACCTTTCCCGGAAATGAGGACCTACAGGCCTATTATGTAATGTCTCTACTTAAAGTAGGAGAGTATGATAAAGCTAAAGAAGTCGCCCTTGATCAATTAACCTCGTCAGAATTTAAACCTCTATTAGCACAGACTATACTTTTTAGTGATAATAAGTCCCAAACCGATAAAGATATTATACACTATATGGAGGGGCGTTTAGATCCATCATTTTTTGAATACTTAGCATCCCTTTTAAATGATACTTCCCTATATATAAATTCTGCACTTTTATGGGCAAAAAATGGAGAACTAGAGAAGGCTTATAGTTTAGTTTCAAATTTAAATAGTAAAAATATAGAAGAGTTAATATCTCTTTTAGCCTATGATACAGGAAGAAGAAGTGAAGCTCTACTACGTCTATTAGAGTTACCTAAGAGTGACTCTATAAAATATACAAACATCCTCTTGATTGCGGATTTATTATACTTAAAAGATAACTATCCACGAAGTCGTTTTTACTATGAAAAGGCTTTGGAGTTAGATGTTATTGATGCAAAACCATTTATCAATATTACATCCATATATAGAAAGTTAGATGACATTAAACAAGCAATAACCTTTGTAGATAGAGGTGTTTCCCTTTTTAATAAAAAGATACGAGAAAAGATTTCCTCTATTGATGAACTTAAAGAGAGTAGTAAGTCATTAAGTGATCCAAATGAGATTAAGCTCTCTAAAACTTTACTACTCCAAAATCAAGATGATCTAACAAAATTAGAGTTTGAGTATAAAAAACTAGTTTTATTATCCTATCATCTATATAAAGAGGTTAACTCTACTAGTGCAATAAAAATATTAGAGGATTATAGAGAGTTATTTCCAAATGATGTAAAAATACAATTACTCTATTTAAGAGAAAATAATAGAACCATTGATCCAGCAATTTATCAGGCCAGATTATGGAGTTTACTAAATAGTGATAAAAATAGTAAAGAGGTTTCAGAATTTCTTGTTTGGTACTATTTGGGTATTAATGATTTTGATAATATCAATCTAATTTTAGAGAGAAGCGAAAATAGATATCCTAATCAGAGCTGGACAAAATATTATAGAGGAATATTAGAAGGTCTACATGGTAACTATAAAGAAGGTATAAAACTATTAAGCAGTAGAGATATAGATGTTGATGAGTGGGAGTTGCTCTTTAATAGAGGTATTTTAGAGATGGGACAGAAAAACTACTCAAATGCAATGGAACTTTTTAATAAGAGTATTATAGCGATTAACCAGAAGGCCTATTTAAAAAATAGAGATGTCTATCTATCTAAAATTAAGACCAAAATTGCAATTGTTCTTATAACTCTAAACGAAGTTGATGAAGCTATTAGGGTTCTTAATAGCGCAATAGAGTTAGATCCAAACAATTATACCAGTGACCTTTTAAAGTCCATAAATATAGATCTTAAGGAGAGTAAATAG
- a CDS encoding trypsin-like peptidase domain-containing protein, whose translation MLKKILILSLSIFLIGCTTSRSYLESRYINIAEEVLPSVVEIISVGIEEDSKNKWFDFFQDQEDFQRDDINTGVGSGVILYKESDSYFILTNKHVVGNLDEVSVLLYNNELLKGSVIGFDVRFDIAVVKIETDLELSVAEISLSSRLRVGQFVAALGSPMSYAQSISMGIISNIGRFGGPKDNLSNYIQTDAAINHGNSGGPLVNMKGEVVGINTWISSPTSGNIGLGFSMPIENVYPSFLSIIENGFVPVGWIGISSYGFPDSDFYNVNSGAFINQVVVGSPAYKTGLLPGDIILGINETKISSSEELFLKISLLKPKDIANLKINRYSDELNISLELGESDKNVLETSKNVFPGFILSENENGLKIIEILPKSIGLSSGFKKGDIISSINGNRVIELQEFYKFINLGNNQLIITREDKELQLELKY comes from the coding sequence ATGTTAAAAAAAATTCTTATTTTATCTTTATCTATATTTTTAATTGGATGTACTACATCAAGAAGTTACCTAGAATCAAGATATATTAATATTGCAGAGGAGGTTTTACCCTCAGTTGTTGAAATAATCTCTGTTGGAATAGAAGAGGACTCAAAGAATAAGTGGTTTGATTTCTTTCAAGATCAAGAAGATTTTCAAAGAGATGATATTAATACAGGTGTTGGTTCAGGTGTAATTCTCTATAAAGAGAGTGATTCTTATTTTATATTAACTAATAAACATGTTGTTGGTAACTTAGATGAGGTTAGTGTTCTTTTATATAATAACGAATTATTAAAAGGTAGTGTTATTGGATTTGATGTAAGATTTGATATTGCTGTTGTTAAAATTGAGACAGATTTGGAATTAAGTGTAGCGGAAATATCCCTCTCTAGTAGGCTTCGTGTTGGACAGTTTGTTGCAGCCCTTGGTAGTCCAATGAGTTATGCTCAATCAATCTCCATGGGTATTATAAGTAATATTGGAAGATTTGGAGGACCAAAGGATAATTTAAGTAACTATATACAAACTGATGCAGCAATAAACCATGGAAACTCAGGGGGTCCCTTAGTAAATATGAAGGGAGAGGTTGTTGGAATAAATACCTGGATTTCATCCCCTACTAGTGGAAATATAGGTTTAGGTTTTTCTATGCCTATAGAGAATGTCTACCCATCATTTTTGAGTATTATAGAAAACGGGTTTGTTCCTGTTGGTTGGATAGGCATAAGCTCCTATGGTTTTCCCGATTCAGACTTTTACAACGTTAATAGTGGGGCATTTATCAATCAAGTTGTTGTAGGCTCCCCTGCATATAAAACAGGACTGCTTCCTGGAGATATAATTTTAGGTATAAATGAGACTAAAATTAGCTCTTCAGAAGAGTTATTTTTAAAAATTTCACTATTAAAACCAAAAGATATTGCAAACCTTAAAATTAACAGATATTCTGATGAACTAAATATTTCTCTTGAATTAGGAGAGAGTGATAAGAATGTTCTTGAGACTTCTAAAAATGTTTTTCCAGGTTTTATTTTATCTGAAAATGAAAATGGGTTAAAAATCATTGAAATATTACCAAAATCAATAGGTTTATCATCGGGTTTTAAAAAGGGTGATATAATAAGTTCTATTAACGGTAATAGAGTCATCGAACTTCAAGAGTTCTACAAGTTTATAAATCTGGGTAATAATCAGTTAATTATTACTAGAGAAGATAAAGAACTTCAATTAGAATTAAAGTATTAA
- a CDS encoding phosphoribosyltransferase, translating into MKKDFVQYDEMRNNILKMVHQIHTEGFSPDVIYLSLRGGAYMGNIMSEYFKIVKKDERPVLFAAVVARSYLGVRQQSKVIIDGWTYAPEHLRHGDKILFVDDIFDTGRTLNHLVEVILDKGIPREDIKVAVYDYKVFPDKEALPIQPDYYCNKHVISEDNDNPWIHYMSHELVGLTKEEFEEHYVKNDSSLKDITSIFK; encoded by the coding sequence ATGAAAAAAGATTTTGTTCAATATGACGAAATGAGAAATAACATACTTAAAATGGTCCATCAAATTCATACAGAGGGATTTAGCCCAGATGTAATATATCTATCTTTAAGGGGTGGAGCTTATATGGGGAACATCATGAGTGAGTATTTTAAGATTGTTAAAAAAGATGAGAGACCAGTTCTTTTTGCAGCTGTTGTTGCTAGATCTTATCTTGGTGTTAGACAGCAGAGTAAAGTTATTATAGATGGTTGGACATACGCCCCTGAACACTTAAGACATGGAGATAAGATTCTCTTTGTAGATGATATTTTTGATACAGGTCGAACTCTAAATCATCTAGTAGAAGTAATTCTAGATAAGGGGATACCAAGGGAAGATATTAAAGTGGCAGTATATGACTATAAAGTTTTTCCAGATAAGGAAGCACTTCCAATACAACCTGACTACTACTGTAATAAACATGTAATTAGTGAAGATAATGATAATCCATGGATTCACTATATGTCCCATGAGTTAGTTGGTTTAACAAAGGAAGAGTTTGAAGAACACTATGTTAAAAATGATAGCTCTTTAAAAGATATTACTTCTATTTTTAAATAG
- the thiC gene encoding phosphomethylpyrimidine synthase ThiC: MKYKTQIEAARKGIFTKEMEYVATNENINRELLIKEVSNGRLIIPGNKNHKNIRPVAIGELSSTKVNVNIGISKDCPDKDVELKKVKKAIELNVDSIMDLSCWGDTRDFRQNLVEVSPCMIGSVPMYDMIGNSGKALKDLTKDDFLKCVKDHAIDGIDFMTIHAGLNKKTAQRVKRNRRLTNIVSRGGSLLFAWMEMTGNENPFYEFYEEFLDVLYEYDVTISLGDGCRPGSIHDATDASQLEELITLGELTKRAWAKNVQVMVEGPGHIPLNEVKTNMIIAKKLLFNAPFYVLGPLVTDIAPGYDHITSAIGGAIAASSGADFLCYVTPAEHLRLPDEDDMIEGIMATKIAAHAGDVARKFPGAIEKDNNMSKARAELDWEKMISLSINPEKSYKYRQSAKPDKEDTCTMCGEMCAVKNMNKILSGEEVKIS; encoded by the coding sequence ATGAAGTATAAAACACAAATTGAGGCAGCTAGGAAGGGTATATTTACTAAAGAGATGGAGTATGTTGCAACTAATGAAAATATAAATAGGGAGTTACTAATTAAAGAAGTATCTAATGGAAGACTTATTATCCCTGGGAATAAGAACCATAAAAATATACGACCTGTAGCCATTGGGGAACTATCATCCACTAAAGTAAATGTTAATATTGGAATATCAAAGGATTGCCCAGATAAGGATGTAGAATTAAAAAAAGTAAAAAAAGCTATAGAGCTAAATGTTGACTCAATAATGGATTTAAGCTGTTGGGGTGATACAAGGGATTTTAGACAGAATCTAGTCGAAGTATCCCCATGTATGATAGGTTCAGTTCCAATGTACGATATGATAGGTAACAGTGGTAAAGCTTTAAAGGATCTAACTAAGGATGATTTTTTAAAATGTGTAAAAGATCACGCTATTGATGGAATTGACTTTATGACAATTCATGCCGGTTTAAATAAAAAAACAGCACAAAGGGTAAAAAGAAATAGGCGATTAACCAATATAGTTTCACGGGGAGGCTCCCTACTCTTTGCTTGGATGGAGATGACTGGGAATGAAAATCCATTTTATGAGTTCTATGAAGAGTTTTTAGATGTTTTATATGAGTATGATGTAACTATTAGCCTAGGAGATGGTTGTAGACCCGGTTCCATACATGATGCGACAGATGCATCCCAGCTAGAGGAGTTAATAACCCTAGGAGAACTGACTAAAAGAGCTTGGGCTAAAAATGTTCAAGTAATGGTAGAAGGGCCAGGGCATATTCCTTTAAATGAGGTTAAAACAAATATGATAATTGCTAAAAAACTCCTGTTTAACGCTCCATTCTACGTTCTTGGACCATTAGTAACAGATATTGCTCCTGGTTATGACCATATAACTAGTGCTATAGGTGGAGCGATTGCTGCAAGTTCTGGAGCTGACTTTCTCTGTTATGTAACCCCTGCAGAACATTTAAGACTACCAGATGAAGATGATATGATCGAGGGAATAATGGCTACAAAAATAGCAGCTCATGCTGGTGATGTTGCTAGGAAATTTCCAGGTGCTATAGAAAAAGATAATAACATGAGTAAGGCTAGGGCAGAGCTTGACTGGGAGAAGATGATATCCCTATCGATAAATCCTGAAAAATCTTATAAATATCGACAATCTGCTAAACCAGATAAAGAGGATACTTGTACAATGTGTGGAGAGATGTGTGCAGTGAAAAATATGAATAAGATTCTAAGTGGTGAAGAGGTTAAAATTAGCTAA
- the thiE gene encoding thiamine phosphate synthase — MYRLMDSNINRVCEGFRVIEDILRFKYNELNLTKRLKVSRHRIRTSLYQLDKTLLHHRDVQSDIGLIVDQDLNLEEFKSIESIILGNFKRVQEGLRTLEEIAKSLNRFEENTLFKEVRYVTYNLEREIIFYIEEKPLLTLPSLYGITYLKGSRGRSNIDIVEEFIKADLKLIQYREKDLSQKEKLKECIKIRELTSKNNVTFIVNDDIDIALLVDADGVHIGQDDLPINRVRKLIGKNKIIGVSTHSPSQAKKAELDGADYIGVGPIFPTKTKVNVCKAVGLDYLKWVEKNISIPFVAIGGIKEANIDSVLSQGAKSVAIVSELTLSNDISSKVKAVIRKIEEKSYNEV; from the coding sequence ATGTACAGACTAATGGATAGTAACATTAATAGGGTGTGTGAGGGCTTTCGTGTAATTGAAGATATTTTACGATTTAAATACAACGAGTTAAATCTTACAAAGAGGTTGAAGGTCTCAAGGCACAGGATTCGAACATCCCTGTATCAATTAGATAAGACCCTTTTACACCATAGGGATGTCCAGTCGGACATTGGGCTTATTGTTGATCAAGATCTTAATCTAGAAGAGTTTAAGTCTATAGAATCAATAATATTAGGTAATTTTAAAAGAGTACAGGAGGGCCTTAGAACTTTAGAAGAGATAGCCAAAAGTCTTAATAGATTTGAGGAGAATACTCTTTTTAAAGAGGTTAGATATGTTACTTACAACCTAGAGAGAGAGATTATATTTTATATAGAGGAAAAACCACTTCTAACCCTTCCTAGTTTATATGGGATTACCTACCTTAAAGGGTCTAGAGGCCGTTCAAATATTGATATTGTAGAAGAGTTTATTAAAGCGGATTTAAAACTGATCCAGTATAGAGAAAAAGATCTCTCCCAGAAGGAGAAACTTAAAGAGTGTATAAAAATAAGGGAGCTTACATCTAAAAATAATGTAACCTTTATTGTTAATGATGATATAGATATAGCCCTATTAGTAGACGCAGATGGTGTCCATATTGGCCAAGATGATCTACCAATAAATAGAGTAAGAAAGCTTATTGGAAAAAATAAAATTATAGGAGTATCAACCCACAGCCCATCCCAAGCAAAAAAGGCCGAGTTAGATGGAGCGGACTATATTGGTGTTGGTCCAATCTTTCCAACCAAAACAAAGGTAAATGTCTGCAAAGCTGTTGGATTAGATTATCTTAAGTGGGTAGAGAAAAATATATCAATCCCTTTTGTGGCAATTGGTGGAATTAAAGAAGCAAATATAGATTCAGTTCTCTCCCAAGGGGCTAAATCTGTAGCAATAGTATCAGAATTAACTTTAAGTAATGACATTAGTTCTAAGGTAAAAGCAGTAATAAGAAAAATAGAGGAGAAGAGTTACAATGAAGTATAA
- the thiF gene encoding sulfur carrier protein ThiS adenylyltransferase ThiF gives MTSLYTKQELLSIEKKIVGIAGCGGLGSNTALNLVRMGFKHFILVDFDRIDISNLNRQFYFYKQIGDYKVEALKENLLMINPNITVDIVRERLDKNSIFKIFSSCNFIVEGLDTIESKKTLLENIPTNVRCVSASGLGNFWKTDGIVERELNSRLTVVGDFKSGIEDGISPIMPGVSICSAKQAALILKYSIKDLRCTD, from the coding sequence ATGACAAGTCTATATACAAAACAAGAGCTATTAAGTATAGAGAAGAAGATAGTTGGTATTGCAGGGTGTGGAGGTTTAGGTTCTAATACCGCATTAAACCTAGTAAGAATGGGTTTTAAACACTTCATCCTAGTAGATTTTGATAGAATTGATATTTCTAATCTTAATAGACAGTTCTATTTCTATAAACAGATAGGAGATTATAAAGTAGAAGCATTAAAAGAGAATCTTCTTATGATTAACCCTAATATAACTGTAGATATTGTTAGGGAGAGACTAGATAAAAATAGTATCTTTAAAATTTTTTCAAGTTGTAACTTTATTGTTGAAGGTCTTGATACTATAGAGTCCAAAAAAACTTTATTAGAGAATATTCCCACTAATGTAAGGTGTGTTTCTGCTAGTGGTCTTGGTAATTTTTGGAAAACAGATGGAATAGTTGAGAGAGAGTTAAATTCTAGACTAACAGTAGTTGGTGATTTTAAGTCTGGTATTGAGGATGGTATAAGCCCAATTATGCCTGGAGTTTCTATCTGCTCAGCTAAACAGGCGGCACTAATTTTAAAATACTCAATTAAGGATTTAAGATGTACAGACTAA
- the thiH gene encoding 2-iminoacetate synthase ThiH — translation MDDFNNNLKYWLNYNFEKSLKSFTKDDVLKVLNKGDLEPLDLLTLLSPASDDLLEELAIRAKALTIREFGKTVLVYSPIYLSNHCNNRCVYCGFNKDNSIKRSRLSSYELENECLKLKQEGIRHILLLTGGDRVKSPIKYIKESIKTAKKYFDSISIEMYSMSNREYKELRDLGVHNVTIYQETYNMNLYKKLHLYGEKSDYNFRLEAPKRALSNGIKSINLGVLLGLGDPIIDFFMASIHSLYLFKMYPHADLTMSLPRIKSSSGNFKQEYTIDDRLFTKLIVVFRLFLPKAGISLSTRESSELRDNLLQLGVTKISAGSKTDVGGYTKSKSDKQFEISDNRSIFEIDSRLRDLGYQPIYKDWVTV, via the coding sequence ATGGATGATTTTAATAACAATCTTAAATATTGGCTTAATTATAATTTTGAGAAGAGTCTTAAAAGTTTTACTAAAGATGATGTTTTAAAGGTATTAAATAAAGGGGATCTAGAACCCTTAGACCTACTAACACTTCTAAGTCCAGCCTCTGATGATCTTTTAGAGGAGCTTGCTATTAGGGCTAAGGCTCTAACTATTAGAGAGTTTGGAAAAACTGTTTTAGTATATAGTCCTATATATCTTTCAAACCACTGTAATAATAGGTGTGTTTATTGTGGATTTAATAAGGATAACTCTATAAAAAGATCACGATTAAGTAGTTACGAGCTAGAAAACGAATGCTTGAAGCTTAAACAAGAGGGTATTAGACACATTCTACTTCTTACAGGTGGGGATAGGGTTAAAAGTCCAATTAAATACATTAAAGAGTCAATAAAAACAGCAAAAAAATATTTTGATTCGATTTCAATAGAGATGTACTCAATGAGTAATAGGGAATATAAGGAGTTAAGAGATTTAGGTGTTCACAATGTTACAATCTACCAAGAGACCTATAATATGAACCTATATAAAAAACTACACCTATATGGAGAGAAGTCAGACTATAATTTTAGGTTAGAGGCTCCTAAGAGAGCTCTATCTAACGGAATCAAAAGTATAAACTTAGGTGTCCTACTAGGCTTAGGAGACCCAATTATCGATTTTTTTATGGCTTCAATTCATAGTTTATATCTATTTAAGATGTACCCCCATGCAGATTTAACCATGTCACTACCAAGAATCAAAAGTAGTAGTGGTAATTTTAAGCAGGAGTACACTATAGATGACAGGCTTTTCACTAAACTTATAGTGGTATTTAGGTTATTCCTTCCAAAAGCGGGTATATCTTTATCTACAAGGGAGAGTTCAGAGCTTAGGGATAACCTATTACAACTTGGAGTAACCAAGATCTCTGCAGGTTCAAAAACAGATGTAGGTGGTTATACAAAAAGTAAAAGCGATAAACAGTTTGAAATATCTGATAATAGATCAATCTTTGAAATTGATTCTAGGTTAAGAGATTTAGGATATCAACCTATTTATAAGGATTGGGTAACGGTATGA